A stretch of the Actinomycetes bacterium genome encodes the following:
- a CDS encoding ATPase, T2SS/T4P/T4SS family — protein VTLGTLTAQAAAFLEAAVASGLNILVAGGTQAGKTTLLNCLATAVPPRERVVTAEEVFELKVPLPDVVAMQCRQPNLEGTGEIKLRRLVKEALRMRPSRIIVGEVRQEESLDLLIALHSGVVRNLGDSSATSGGLARRVSGKKGRSEVSCPAPPIRPGRPPVRSAASC, from the coding sequence CGTGACCCTCGGCACGTTGACGGCGCAGGCGGCCGCCTTCCTGGAAGCCGCGGTCGCCAGCGGGCTGAACATCCTGGTCGCCGGCGGCACCCAGGCCGGGAAGACGACGCTGCTCAACTGCCTCGCCACGGCAGTCCCACCGCGCGAGCGGGTCGTGACCGCGGAGGAGGTCTTCGAGCTCAAGGTGCCACTGCCGGACGTCGTCGCGATGCAGTGCCGGCAGCCCAACCTCGAGGGCACCGGCGAGATCAAGCTGCGACGACTGGTCAAGGAGGCACTGCGGATGCGGCCGTCGCGCATCATCGTCGGCGAGGTCCGTCAGGAGGAGTCGCTGGACCTGCTGATCGCGCTGCACTCAGGAGTTGTCCGAAACCTCGGCGACAGTTCCGCGACTTCCGGGGGACTCGCCCGAAGGGTCTCGGGCAAGAAGGGCCGTTCGGAGGTATCGTGCCCAGCACCGCCGATCCGCCCCGGTAGGCCACCCGTGCGAAGCGCAGCATCGTGTTGA